Proteins from a genomic interval of Microbacterium esteraromaticum:
- the wecB gene encoding non-hydrolyzing UDP-N-acetylglucosamine 2-epimerase encodes MKIVSVVGARPQFVKLAPIHKAALAAGVEHVIVHTGQHYDPMLSDVFFEDLGIGAPDVHLGVGSGSHGVQTGAMLAALDAVFDEHRPDWVLVYGDTNSTVAAALSAVKMHIPVAHLEAGLRSFNRRMPEEHNRVMTDHAADLLLAPTQVAVEHLASEGLEKRTVQVGDVMTDVLYEVRDQVAGSPSALLSELGLQPGGFYVATIHRAENTDDPARLAEVAGSLAGLDKPVVLLAHPRVVAKAAAHGISLTQGSLIAHAPLAYADLIAAALSSAGVVTDSGGLQKEAFLLGVPCTTVRTETEWVETVELGWNVLANTAAEIAAGVTRPIPAPADAAPYGDGHAADRVVQALFAWQR; translated from the coding sequence GTGAAGATCGTCAGTGTGGTGGGCGCGCGCCCGCAGTTCGTGAAGCTTGCTCCCATTCACAAGGCGGCACTCGCCGCCGGTGTGGAGCATGTCATCGTGCATACCGGGCAGCATTATGATCCGATGCTCTCGGACGTCTTCTTCGAGGATCTGGGCATCGGCGCTCCTGATGTGCATCTTGGGGTCGGCAGTGGTTCGCATGGGGTGCAGACCGGTGCGATGCTGGCGGCTCTGGATGCCGTCTTCGATGAGCACCGTCCCGACTGGGTGCTGGTGTACGGCGACACAAACTCGACGGTTGCTGCCGCGTTGAGCGCGGTGAAGATGCACATCCCCGTCGCGCATCTCGAGGCGGGGCTGCGCAGCTTCAACCGCCGGATGCCGGAAGAGCACAACCGGGTGATGACCGATCATGCGGCGGATCTGCTGCTGGCGCCGACGCAGGTGGCGGTGGAGCACCTGGCATCCGAGGGTCTTGAGAAGCGCACCGTGCAGGTAGGTGACGTGATGACCGACGTGCTGTATGAAGTGCGCGATCAGGTCGCCGGCAGCCCGTCGGCGCTGCTGTCGGAGCTGGGGCTGCAGCCGGGCGGGTTCTACGTGGCGACGATCCATCGTGCCGAGAACACCGACGACCCGGCCCGGCTGGCGGAGGTGGCGGGCAGTCTTGCCGGCCTGGACAAGCCGGTGGTCCTGCTCGCTCATCCTCGGGTGGTCGCCAAGGCGGCGGCCCATGGCATCTCTCTCACGCAGGGCTCGCTGATCGCTCACGCCCCGCTCGCCTATGCCGATCTGATCGCCGCGGCGCTTTCCAGCGCCGGCGTCGTCACGGACTCTGGCGGCCTGCAGAAGGAGGCCTTCCTGCTCGGGGTGCCGTGCACGACGGTGCGCACCGAGACGGAGTGGGTCGAGACGGTGGAGTTGGGCTGGAATGTGCTGGCGAACACGGCGGCCGAGATCGCTGCGGGGGTCACCCGCCCCATCCCCGCGCCCGCGGATGCCGCGCCGTACGGCGACGGCCACGCCGCCGATCGCGTCGTCCAGGCGCTGTTCGCCTGGCAGCGCTGA
- a CDS encoding nucleotide sugar dehydrogenase has protein sequence MRIAVVALGKIGLPLAVQFASSGHEVIGVDVNQKAVDSINAAREPFPGEAELQERLEELIPAGRLRATTNYAEAIPGADAVVLVAPVFVNDETWEPDFKYMDAATKSLAEHLTPGTLVSYETTLPVGTTRTRWRPMLEEGSGLTEGVDFHVVYSPERVLTGRVFEDLRKYPKLIGALSDEGTRRAREFYEAVLQFDERPDLAQPNGVWDLGSTEASEMAKLAETTYRDVNIGLANQFGLFAASHGIDVYKVIEACNSQPYSHIHRPGIAVGGHCIPVYPRLYLSTDPDADIVRVARQLNASMPERLVAQAEGILGDLTGRRAVVLGAAYRGGVKETAFSGVFPTVDALRSRGAEVLVHDPLYTDDELRGLGFEPYAIGGAADLAILQTDHADYKTLTPADIPGVKLLVDGRNASDAGLWAGTPRIVVGTAG, from the coding sequence ATGCGTATCGCTGTTGTGGCCCTTGGGAAGATCGGCCTGCCTCTTGCTGTCCAGTTCGCTTCGTCTGGTCATGAGGTGATCGGGGTGGACGTCAATCAGAAGGCGGTGGACTCGATCAACGCCGCCAGGGAGCCGTTCCCGGGCGAGGCGGAGCTGCAGGAGCGTCTGGAGGAGTTGATCCCGGCGGGGCGGCTGCGGGCGACGACAAACTACGCGGAGGCGATTCCGGGTGCTGATGCCGTGGTGCTTGTGGCACCGGTGTTCGTGAACGATGAGACCTGGGAGCCGGATTTCAAGTACATGGACGCCGCGACGAAGTCGCTGGCGGAGCACCTCACTCCGGGCACGCTGGTCTCGTACGAGACCACCCTTCCGGTGGGCACGACCCGTACGCGCTGGAGGCCGATGCTCGAAGAGGGGTCGGGCCTGACCGAGGGCGTGGACTTCCATGTGGTCTACTCGCCCGAGCGAGTGCTGACCGGCCGGGTCTTCGAAGACCTGCGCAAGTACCCCAAGCTCATCGGCGCGCTCTCTGATGAGGGCACCCGACGGGCGCGGGAGTTCTACGAGGCGGTGCTGCAGTTCGACGAGCGCCCCGACCTCGCGCAGCCGAACGGCGTGTGGGACCTCGGCTCGACCGAGGCATCCGAGATGGCGAAGCTTGCCGAGACGACCTATCGCGACGTGAACATCGGGCTGGCGAACCAGTTCGGCCTGTTTGCGGCATCGCACGGCATCGACGTGTACAAGGTGATCGAGGCATGCAACTCGCAGCCCTACAGTCACATCCACCGTCCCGGCATTGCCGTCGGCGGACACTGCATCCCGGTGTACCCGCGGCTGTACCTGTCGACGGACCCCGACGCTGACATCGTGCGCGTCGCCCGTCAGCTCAACGCGTCGATGCCGGAGCGTCTGGTCGCCCAGGCCGAGGGGATCCTGGGGGATCTCACCGGCCGGCGGGCAGTTGTGCTGGGAGCGGCGTACCGCGGGGGAGTGAAGGAGACCGCGTTCTCGGGCGTCTTCCCGACCGTCGACGCGCTGCGCTCGCGCGGTGCGGAGGTGCTCGTGCACGACCCGCTGTACACCGACGACGAGCTGCGCGGTCTCGGCTTCGAGCCGTACGCGATCGGCGGGGCCGCCGACCTGGCTATCCTGCAGACCGACCACGCCGACTACAAGACCCTGACACCGGCCGACATCCCCGGGGTGAAGCTGCTCGTCGACGGGCGCAACGCCAGCGACGCAGGCCTGTGGGCCGGCACCCCCCGCATCGTCGTCGGCACCGCCGGCTGA
- a CDS encoding glycosyltransferase, with amino-acid sequence MVAVSVIVPTYNEGPNVAPLVARLSVLPHIAEIIFVDDSTDDTPAEIERIAAEADVHVQLLHREEATGGLGGAVLCGFDAATSDVCVVMDGDLQHPPEVIPQLIGRYDQGETDVVVASRYAGEGSAAGLAGFTRVAVSRGSTLLTKAMFPRRLYGCSDPMTGFFLVDLKSIDRSVLRPQGFKILLEILARHTLRIAEVSFDFADRNAGESKASLKQGIRFLRQLSSLRFGKMPAFALVGGIGAVVNVFIVWLLTALEVGYLWAAIVGAEITIVGNFLILDRYVFSELKAEAAPFWRRFSQSFLFNNAEAMIRIPVMALLVESWHISAALATAATLAVAFVVRFVFHSLVVYRPRPSDRTGRALKETAAATTPSGAEA; translated from the coding sequence TTGGTCGCCGTCTCCGTCATCGTCCCCACCTACAATGAGGGGCCGAACGTCGCACCCCTCGTGGCGCGGCTCAGCGTTCTCCCGCACATCGCGGAGATCATCTTCGTCGACGACTCCACTGACGACACCCCCGCTGAGATCGAGCGGATCGCAGCCGAAGCGGACGTACACGTGCAGTTGCTGCACCGTGAGGAGGCCACCGGAGGGCTGGGTGGTGCGGTGCTGTGCGGCTTCGATGCCGCGACGTCGGATGTGTGCGTCGTCATGGACGGCGATTTGCAGCATCCGCCTGAGGTCATCCCGCAGCTGATCGGACGCTACGACCAGGGCGAGACCGATGTGGTGGTCGCTTCGCGCTACGCCGGCGAGGGCTCCGCCGCCGGGCTGGCCGGCTTCACGCGGGTCGCAGTGTCCCGTGGATCGACGCTGCTCACGAAGGCGATGTTCCCGCGGCGCCTGTACGGCTGCAGTGATCCGATGACCGGGTTCTTCCTGGTGGACCTGAAGAGCATCGATCGCAGCGTGCTGCGTCCGCAGGGGTTCAAGATCCTCCTTGAGATCCTCGCCCGCCACACGCTGCGCATCGCCGAGGTCTCCTTCGACTTCGCAGATCGGAACGCGGGAGAATCTAAGGCGTCGCTGAAGCAGGGCATCCGATTCCTGCGTCAGCTCTCGTCATTGCGCTTCGGCAAGATGCCGGCGTTCGCGCTCGTCGGTGGGATCGGCGCGGTCGTCAACGTCTTCATCGTCTGGCTGCTCACCGCCCTCGAAGTCGGTTACCTGTGGGCCGCGATCGTCGGCGCCGAGATCACCATCGTCGGGAACTTCCTCATCCTCGACCGCTACGTGTTCTCCGAACTGAAGGCCGAGGCGGCGCCGTTCTGGCGTCGGTTCAGCCAGTCGTTCCTGTTCAACAACGCCGAGGCGATGATCCGGATCCCCGTGATGGCTCTGCTGGTAGAGAGCTGGCACATCTCCGCGGCTCTGGCCACAGCTGCGACGCTGGCCGTCGCCTTCGTCGTGCGGTTCGTCTTCCATTCGCTTGTGGTCTACCGGCCGCGTCCCTCCGACCGAACCGGACGCGCCCTGAAGGAGACCGCGGCGGCAACGACCCCGTCCGGCGCCGAAGCATGA
- the glf gene encoding UDP-galactopyranose mutase — protein MDLLVVGSGFFGLTIAERAAAAGRKVTVIDRRPHIGGNAYSEAEPETGIEVHRYGAHLFHTSNPTVWEYVNRFTTFTDYVHRVYTTHKGVVYPMPVNLGTINQFFQSAYTPDQARELVRQQAGEFDVKSAQNFEEKGIALVGRPLFEAFFRDYTAKQWQTDPHKLSGDIVSRLPVRYTYDNRYFNDTWEGLPTDGYTAWLERMADHPNIDVKLNVDYFDTSQPLNKQATVGQLPVVYTGPVDRYFDYAEGALSWRTLDFEQQVLDTGDFQGTSVMNYPDLDVPYTRIHEFKHFHPERKEIFNGDKTVIMREFSRFAEREDEPYYPVNTPADRDGLLAYRELAQGEADVHFGGRLGTYQYLDMHMAIGSALSMWRNQLAGESD, from the coding sequence ATGGATCTTCTCGTCGTAGGGTCGGGTTTCTTCGGCCTCACCATCGCTGAGCGCGCCGCTGCTGCTGGTCGCAAAGTGACCGTCATCGATCGTCGGCCCCACATCGGCGGCAACGCCTACAGCGAGGCCGAGCCCGAGACCGGTATCGAGGTGCACCGCTACGGCGCTCATCTTTTCCACACGTCCAACCCGACGGTGTGGGAGTATGTCAACCGCTTCACGACCTTCACCGACTACGTGCACCGGGTGTACACGACCCACAAGGGCGTCGTGTACCCGATGCCGGTGAACCTCGGCACGATCAATCAGTTCTTCCAGTCGGCGTACACGCCCGACCAGGCGCGTGAGCTGGTGCGTCAGCAGGCGGGCGAGTTCGATGTCAAGTCGGCGCAGAACTTCGAGGAGAAGGGCATCGCGCTGGTCGGGCGGCCGCTGTTCGAGGCGTTCTTCCGTGACTACACGGCAAAGCAGTGGCAGACCGACCCCCATAAGCTCTCGGGCGATATTGTGAGTCGTCTCCCTGTGCGATACACCTATGACAACCGGTACTTCAACGACACGTGGGAGGGACTGCCCACCGATGGCTACACGGCGTGGCTGGAGCGGATGGCTGACCACCCCAATATCGACGTCAAGCTCAACGTCGACTACTTCGACACGTCGCAGCCGTTGAACAAACAGGCCACCGTGGGTCAGCTTCCGGTGGTTTACACGGGCCCCGTCGACCGCTACTTCGACTACGCCGAGGGCGCGCTCAGCTGGCGCACGCTGGACTTCGAGCAGCAGGTGCTCGACACGGGTGACTTCCAGGGCACGAGTGTGATGAACTACCCGGATCTGGACGTGCCGTACACGCGTATCCACGAGTTCAAGCACTTCCACCCCGAGCGCAAAGAGATCTTCAACGGCGACAAGACCGTCATCATGCGCGAGTTCTCGCGCTTCGCCGAGCGCGAGGACGAGCCGTACTACCCGGTGAACACCCCCGCCGACCGTGATGGTCTGCTTGCCTACCGCGAACTTGCGCAGGGCGAGGCCGACGTGCACTTCGGTGGACGCCTCGGCACCTACCAGTACCTCGACATGCACATGGCCATCGGGTCGGCGCTGTCGATGTGGCGCAACCAGCTCGCCGGCGAGAGCGACTGA
- a CDS encoding ABC transporter permease, protein MATTAGAPGTTRRYFHSLWLLSARDLKVRYSTSALGYLWSVLDPLVMSAIYWFVFTQVFQRTVGEQPYIIFLISALLPWVWFNSAVGDFTRAFKKDARLVRSTAIPRSIWVNRIVLSKGLEFVFSMPVLLIFVLVNRLTETDPAQIAQISWGVLWLPVAIILQATLLIGLGLLVAPLCALYTDLERTTALILRAMFYATPIIYSVKDLPGPFETIGMFNPLAGIMTLYRMAFFPSQWDLAPVVISAVMSLIILALGVWVFRSLERPVLKEL, encoded by the coding sequence GTGGCGACGACGGCAGGAGCGCCGGGGACGACCCGGCGCTACTTCCACTCGCTCTGGCTGCTGTCGGCGCGAGACCTCAAGGTGCGCTACTCGACCAGCGCCCTCGGATATCTCTGGTCGGTGCTCGATCCCCTGGTGATGAGCGCGATTTACTGGTTCGTGTTCACCCAGGTGTTCCAGCGGACGGTCGGTGAGCAGCCCTACATCATCTTCTTGATCAGCGCCCTGTTGCCGTGGGTGTGGTTTAACTCCGCGGTGGGCGACTTCACTCGTGCATTCAAGAAAGATGCTCGACTCGTGCGTTCGACCGCGATACCGCGGTCGATCTGGGTCAACCGGATCGTCCTCAGCAAAGGGCTCGAGTTCGTCTTCTCGATGCCCGTTCTGCTGATCTTCGTTCTGGTCAATCGACTCACAGAGACCGATCCGGCCCAGATTGCGCAGATCAGCTGGGGTGTGCTCTGGCTTCCGGTCGCGATCATCCTGCAGGCAACCCTGCTGATCGGCCTTGGGTTGCTGGTCGCGCCGCTGTGTGCGCTGTACACCGATCTCGAACGCACCACGGCACTCATCCTGCGTGCCATGTTCTACGCCACGCCTATCATCTACAGCGTCAAGGATCTGCCCGGCCCATTCGAGACCATCGGAATGTTCAATCCCCTCGCGGGCATCATGACCCTGTACCGGATGGCGTTCTTCCCCAGCCAATGGGACCTGGCCCCCGTGGTCATCAGTGCTGTGATGAGCCTGATCATCCTCGCGCTCGGCGTCTGGGTCTTCCGTTCCCTGGAGCGTCCCGTCCTGAAGGAGCTGTGA
- a CDS encoding ABC transporter ATP-binding protein: MSAAIEVQGLGVRFRRNRRGSRTFKDLFAGVSRRSRPGEFWALRDVSFTVAPGESIGVVGRNGQGKSTLLRLVAQVLLPDEGGVRVNGGVAPLIELTGGFVGDLTVRENVRLTAGLHGMSKAEVARRYDEMIAFAELEDFQDTPYKHLSNGMKVRLAFSVVSQLDEPIMLVDEVLAVGDKAFRDKCYTRIDELLASGRTLFFVSHNERDLRRFCDRGLYLDKGELVLDGPISDVLERYNTDHNRG, encoded by the coding sequence ATGTCTGCTGCCATCGAAGTGCAGGGTCTGGGAGTGCGTTTCCGGCGCAATCGCCGCGGTTCCCGCACGTTCAAGGATCTCTTCGCCGGCGTGAGTCGCAGGTCCCGCCCGGGGGAGTTCTGGGCGTTGCGCGATGTCTCGTTCACTGTCGCGCCCGGTGAGTCGATCGGCGTGGTCGGCCGCAACGGGCAGGGAAAGTCGACGTTGCTTCGGCTCGTCGCCCAGGTGCTGCTGCCCGATGAAGGCGGCGTGCGCGTCAACGGCGGCGTCGCGCCACTGATCGAGCTGACGGGCGGTTTCGTTGGCGACCTCACCGTGCGTGAGAACGTGCGCCTCACCGCGGGCCTGCACGGCATGTCGAAGGCTGAAGTCGCTCGGCGCTACGACGAGATGATCGCTTTCGCCGAGCTGGAAGACTTCCAGGACACGCCCTACAAGCACCTGTCGAACGGAATGAAGGTGCGCCTGGCGTTCTCGGTGGTATCGCAGCTCGATGAGCCGATCATGCTCGTCGACGAAGTGCTGGCCGTCGGCGACAAGGCGTTTCGCGACAAGTGCTATACGCGTATCGACGAGCTACTCGCCTCAGGGCGCACGCTGTTCTTCGTCAGTCACAACGAACGCGACCTGCGCAGGTTCTGCGATCGTGGACTCTACCTCGACAAGGGAGAGCTTGTGCTCGACGGTCCGATCAGTGACGTGCTCGAGCGCTACAACACCGACCACAACAGAGGCTGA